Within the Rosa rugosa chromosome 2, drRosRugo1.1, whole genome shotgun sequence genome, the region TGGCATAATAATGGACAAGCATTAAATTTCAATTTCCGTGTGTTGACTTTCTCTATTAGTTGACAACTTGCATCACCTCTCCTCCTCTCATATATAAGCCTTCTCTTCCCGGCCAAAGATATAGCCAAACTTCAACTGTTTGACAATTTTGAGAGTCAGATCTCTTCATTCAATTAAGTGTGTCCAATTTTGAGCTTTATCTTCCTGTCCAGAAGTCATCGTCTCTCCAATTCTCTCTAGCTTGTTTACTTTTCCAACACTTCCACATCACTTCCTTGCTATAATTAGTACAATTACCTCCTTGCTTTCTTCTGTACAAGAAGCCTAAAATGGAGGCCGAATTTGATATTCCGTCCCACTTTCTCTGCCCCATCTCTCTTGAAGTCATGAGAGATCCCGTCACGGTCTCTACTGGGATTACATACGATCGGGAAAGCATCGAGAGATGGTTATCGTCCGGCAAGAACAAGGCTTGCCCTGTCACCAAACAACAATTGTTCGACGCAGATCTCACTCCCAACCACAATCTTCGTCGCATAATCCAAGCTTGGTGCACCCTCAACGCATCTCATGGGGTCGAGCGGATACCAACGCCAACATCGCAGCTTGACAAGACCCAGATCGTTAAGCTGATCGACCAAGCGAGGAAGCTCCCCCACACGCAGCTCCAATGCCTCAAAAGGCTCAGATCCCTGGCCGTAAACCACGGTGAAAGAAACAAGAACTCTTTGGAGGCAGCAGGAGCAGTAGAATACGTTGCTTCTTTGATAAGCAACGCCGACCAATCCATAATGAAAGTGGCTGTCGAAGTCTTGTGCCATCTCAGAAGCTCGGAATCTCGTCTCAAAGATCTAATGAGCAAAGATGGGGAGAAGATCATAGATTCATTGGTGCAAGTATTAAAACGAGGTGATTACCAATCTCGAGCTCATGCAACTATTTTATTGAGGTCTGTTTTCGAATTGGCAAATCCGATGCGGTTGATGAGTGCCACAGTTGAGTTATTCATCGAGACTATGAATGTGGTACGAGATCAGATCTCACAGCAAGCATTTAAAGCTGCATTGAAGCTTCTTTTGGAGCTATGTCCATGGGGAAGGAACCGAATAAAGGCCGTGGAAGGAGGCGCAGTTTCGATCCTCATAGAGGCTCTTCTCGAGACTCAAGAGAAGAGGGCATGTGAGCTGATACTAATCTCTTTGGACCAGCTCTGTCGATGCGCGGAAGGGCGAGCCGAGTTATTGAGGCACGCGGCGGGGCTAGCCATCGTGTCCAAGAAGATATTTAGGGTTTCGCACGTGGCGAGCGACAGGGCGGTGAGGATATTGTTTTCCATTTGTAGATTCTCTGCAACTTCTGCAGTTGTTATGGAAATGTTGCAAGTAGGTGTGGTGGCCAAGTTGTGTTTAGTGCTTCAAGTGGATTGTAGGTTTAAGACCAAAGAGAAGGCTAGGGAGATTCTCGAATTGCACTCTAGGGTTTGGAAGAGTTCTCCATGCGTTCCTGCTCATTTGTTGTCCTTTTATCCACCAACATCGTCTTCCACATAACGATCAGATCATAGCTATTGTTTTTGTGCAGAATTTATTCTTGGAGCTAAGCATGTAGCTCAGTTTTGGAGGTATACAGTGGGGTTTTTATTGAATCAGGAGTTCAAGAATAGAAAATAATATCCCTCAAATGATGTTTTAGTGTCTTCGTAGAAATTTgtactctatatatatatatatatatatatatattttttaaatagaagttgaattcattagatcaacagcaaaAATGCTGAAGTCTACCAAACTTACATACGAaatccggcaagaaaatccggagtaacctacctaagctaaagcaaaccTTTAAAGATCACTGGGtcgctcacatttaagcgagcctatacaagaatgaaaaaacctcgcctcctacggaaaataaatcatttaactagccctcacttgccaatcaagcaattgtggtacaagcaagagactagaaacgtcatagaagactcatagaagttaaGCCAACCTTACACAGACTCATACCCTAATACATTAGGGCCCCAATTGCCTTGACCCAAGCCCAAGTCCAGTCTTGTCTAGCAGAAAGAAAATCAAACAGGCCCATCAGCCCAAGATTGAGCctaggcccaaacccaagccaGCAGAATAGGAGCCTCATCTTGCTCCTTTGCCTCCGCCGCCGCCATGTCCTTCGGCGGCAAGCCCTTCGACCACAGCTCTGGTGGC harbors:
- the LOC133733839 gene encoding E3 ubiquitin-protein ligase PUB23-like, with translation MEAEFDIPSHFLCPISLEVMRDPVTVSTGITYDRESIERWLSSGKNKACPVTKQQLFDADLTPNHNLRRIIQAWCTLNASHGVERIPTPTSQLDKTQIVKLIDQARKLPHTQLQCLKRLRSLAVNHGERNKNSLEAAGAVEYVASLISNADQSIMKVAVEVLCHLRSSESRLKDLMSKDGEKIIDSLVQVLKRGDYQSRAHATILLRSVFELANPMRLMSATVELFIETMNVVRDQISQQAFKAALKLLLELCPWGRNRIKAVEGGAVSILIEALLETQEKRACELILISLDQLCRCAEGRAELLRHAAGLAIVSKKIFRVSHVASDRAVRILFSICRFSATSAVVMEMLQVGVVAKLCLVLQVDCRFKTKEKAREILELHSRVWKSSPCVPAHLLSFYPPTSSST